In Sebaldella termitidis ATCC 33386, one DNA window encodes the following:
- a CDS encoding transketolase, which yields MENYNEIKKLAKDIRISMLKMLLNLGFGHFGGSLSVVETLAVLYGAVMKIDPKNPNWEGRDYMVLSKGHAGPALYAALAIKGYFPKEELMTLNVNGTHLPSHPDRLLTKGVDATTGSLGQGVSLATGIAMAEKLSGKDNRVFTILGDGELNEGQCWEAFQFIAHHNLNNLTVFVDYNKLQLDGTLEEIIKPFSLTEKFKTFGFDSVEVKGDDIEGIYNLLKNPRGENERPLAVILDTKKGQGVKYIENLKNSHHLRLTDDVKAEIEKAVAELEGEVE from the coding sequence ATGGAAAATTATAATGAAATAAAAAAACTGGCAAAGGATATAAGAATCTCTATGTTAAAAATGCTTTTGAATCTGGGATTCGGGCATTTTGGAGGAAGTCTTTCAGTGGTTGAAACTCTTGCAGTATTATATGGTGCTGTAATGAAAATAGACCCTAAAAATCCAAACTGGGAAGGAAGAGACTATATGGTGCTGTCAAAAGGACATGCAGGTCCGGCTTTATACGCTGCTCTTGCCATAAAAGGATACTTTCCCAAAGAAGAATTAATGACTCTGAATGTAAACGGAACTCATCTGCCCAGCCATCCGGACAGACTTTTGACTAAAGGAGTAGACGCTACTACAGGATCACTGGGTCAGGGAGTATCATTAGCAACAGGAATAGCAATGGCAGAAAAGCTCTCAGGTAAGGATAACCGTGTATTTACTATCCTTGGGGATGGAGAATTAAATGAGGGTCAGTGCTGGGAAGCGTTTCAGTTTATAGCACACCATAATTTGAATAATCTTACTGTATTTGTGGATTATAACAAGCTCCAGCTTGACGGAACTCTGGAAGAAATTATAAAGCCGTTTTCTTTAACAGAGAAATTCAAGACCTTTGGATTTGATAGCGTGGAAGTAAAAGGTGATGATATAGAAGGAATTTATAACCTTTTAAAAAATCCAAGAGGGGAAAATGAAAGACCGCTTGCAGTAATTCTTGATACAAAAAAAGGTCAGGGTGTAAAATATATAGAAAATTTAAAAAATTCACATCATCTGAGACTTACAGATGATGTGAAAGCGGAAATAGAAAAGGCTGTTGCCGAATTGGAAGGGGAGGTAGAATAA
- a CDS encoding PTS ascorbate transporter subunit IIC has protein sequence MNGLLMFVFDILKVPSVLVGLMALIGLVAQKKPVTDVVKGTIKTILGFLVLSGGAGVLTGSLDPLGQMFEQAFHIQGIIPNNEAIVSIALGEYGAMTAYIMAFGMIFNIFIARFTRLKYIFLTGHHTLYMACMIAIILRVADFDGVQLVLVGSIILGLIMALFPAMAQRHMRRITGNDDIAFGHFGTLGYVLSGFVGEAVGKGSKSTEDMNLPKNLSFLRDSSISISLTMMVIYLMLAVLSGREFVETNLSNGDNYLVYAIIQAITFAAGVFIILSGVRLILGEIIPAFKGFSEKMVPSAKPALDCPVVFPYAPNAVLVGFLFSFLGGIVGLLVLGQLNMVLILPGVIPHFFCGATAGVFGNATGGRRGSMLGAFANGLLITFLPVMLLPVLGSLGFANTTFSDADFGLVGIILGNMARYMDKNVITIIAVAILAILVALNYMMPKKKMPEADAAK, from the coding sequence ATGAATGGATTATTAATGTTCGTATTTGACATACTGAAAGTACCATCGGTTTTAGTAGGATTAATGGCATTAATAGGGCTGGTGGCACAAAAAAAACCAGTTACTGATGTGGTAAAAGGAACAATAAAAACAATATTGGGATTTCTGGTTCTGAGCGGAGGAGCCGGAGTACTTACTGGATCTTTGGATCCGCTGGGACAAATGTTCGAACAGGCCTTTCATATACAGGGTATAATCCCGAATAATGAGGCAATCGTGTCCATAGCACTTGGGGAATATGGGGCAATGACAGCATATATCATGGCATTTGGAATGATATTTAATATATTTATAGCAAGATTTACAAGACTGAAGTATATCTTCCTTACAGGACATCACACATTATACATGGCATGTATGATAGCAATAATTCTTCGTGTGGCAGATTTTGACGGTGTTCAGTTAGTATTGGTAGGGTCAATAATTTTAGGTCTTATAATGGCATTATTCCCTGCAATGGCACAAAGACATATGAGAAGAATTACAGGTAATGACGATATAGCTTTCGGGCATTTCGGAACGCTTGGTTATGTTCTTTCGGGATTCGTTGGTGAAGCAGTAGGAAAAGGTTCAAAATCAACAGAAGATATGAATCTTCCGAAAAATCTTAGTTTTTTAAGAGACAGTTCTATTTCTATATCACTTACTATGATGGTTATTTATCTGATGCTGGCAGTGTTATCAGGAAGAGAATTCGTAGAAACTAATTTAAGCAATGGGGATAATTATCTTGTATATGCTATTATTCAGGCAATTACATTCGCAGCCGGTGTATTTATCATATTATCAGGTGTTAGACTAATTCTTGGGGAAATAATACCTGCATTCAAAGGGTTCTCTGAAAAAATGGTACCGTCTGCAAAACCTGCATTAGACTGTCCGGTAGTATTCCCGTATGCACCAAATGCAGTTCTTGTAGGATTCTTATTCAGCTTTTTGGGAGGAATAGTAGGACTTCTGGTACTTGGTCAGTTAAACATGGTATTAATACTTCCGGGTGTAATTCCGCATTTCTTCTGTGGAGCAACAGCAGGTGTATTTGGTAATGCTACAGGAGGAAGAAGAGGATCAATGCTTGGAGCATTTGCAAACGGTCTGCTTATTACATTCCTGCCTGTAATGCTTCTGCCTGTTTTAGGATCTCTCGGATTTGCGAATACTACATTCTCAGATGCGGATTTCGGACTGGTAGGAATAATTTTAGGAAATATGGCAAGATATATGGATAAAAATGTAATAACAATAATAGCTGTAGCAATATTAGCAATCCTTGTAGCTCTGAACTATATGATGCCTAAGAAAAAAATGCCTGAAGCAGATGCAGCGAAATAA
- a CDS encoding PTS sugar transporter subunit IIB, with amino-acid sequence MKIMAVCGSGLGSSFLVEMNIKKVIQKIGVDAEVEHSDLSSATPDAADLFVMGKDIAASASVPENKLVVLDNIIDMNELEEKLSKYFGK; translated from the coding sequence ATGAAAATTATGGCAGTATGCGGTTCAGGACTTGGAAGCAGTTTCCTTGTGGAAATGAACATAAAAAAAGTAATACAAAAGATAGGGGTAGACGCAGAAGTGGAGCATTCGGATTTATCAAGTGCTACACCTGATGCAGCGGATTTATTCGTTATGGGAAAAGATATTGCGGCTAGTGCAAGTGTTCCCGAAAATAAACTGGTAGTATTGGATAATATTATCGATATGAATGAACTGGAAGAAAAATTGAGCAAATATTTTGGAAAATAA
- a CDS encoding PTS sugar transporter subunit IIA gives MLKEFLNGNINLIKGTSDWEESVKTAANPLLEKGFISENYVNAMINDIKRLGFYIVLREGVAMPHSRPENGVSKTAMSLLKLKEPVKYGENEVKLIFILAAEDSEKHIEALTGFSELLQNDEEVEALMKAETTEEVIGIINKY, from the coding sequence ATGCTAAAAGAATTTTTAAACGGAAATATAAATCTGATAAAAGGCACTTCGGACTGGGAAGAATCAGTAAAAACAGCTGCTAATCCGCTGCTGGAGAAGGGATTTATATCAGAAAATTATGTGAATGCAATGATAAATGACATAAAGAGACTGGGATTTTATATAGTGCTCAGGGAAGGTGTGGCAATGCCACATTCAAGACCTGAAAACGGAGTATCAAAAACTGCAATGTCGCTTTTAAAGCTGAAAGAGCCCGTGAAATACGGAGAAAATGAAGTAAAGTTGATTTTCATACTCGCGGCGGAGGATAGTGAGAAGCATATAGAAGCTCTTACAGGTTTTTCCGAGCTTCTTCAGAATGATGAAGAGGTAGAGGCTTTAATGAAGGCGGAAACTACAGAGGAAGTAATAGGAATAATAAATAAATATTAA
- a CDS encoding BglG family transcription antiterminator: MLNHREQELLDFFVKNGKFTYEEICNKYSISERAARYNIDNINYFLEVLHISPVKKSGKDLYFDNTQDISNIYTILNDIEVFSQEERLEILKFILCFDKTGLNLTKSSEKLRVSRTTIKKDMKILKKEMIQEGFDVAYKNNEGYRLEGEPYKLELYKIGLLKEILILVNTKDKESSYKKTMSELCDSLFNIKGKESIKEFILNIHKNLSLNISDEIFYVIYAYLIILIDNHKNIQSLYTRSSNKSFLLGTKEFLVIEKEIKKIKELKNAEIPKERILELADFILGITTNEYSSNNLENWIHEEVFIKKMVNEFNKYIELDITSDEILIDCLIYHMKPVIYRIRNNIRVTNPVFKELIISKDPILEIVRIITRDIEKMFGIEFPEEELALLAFHFKASIDRNTHQNLKRILLVCGLGYGSSRLLEQSIKENYNVDIVDVLPYYLLKDALKNYKNIDLILTTLDITEKYKIPVVKINPLLKQEDYLEMAKYNIPKNDNKIFLSKILKIIKKNTKIVNEEILINEIKQEFKNRIIDDVDYKTTHIKEFINEKSVVVLDEVESWEEAIKISGSLLVDNMYVKTEYIDEMINLVKKYGSYIVIDDGIALPHAGISRNVLKLGVGVLVVKKPVLFSDKKSANIFISFASNENKSHLTILNDLFDLITKYDLKGELLQAKDKHEVIDYFIKTKV, from the coding sequence ATGTTAAATCACAGAGAACAGGAATTGTTGGATTTTTTTGTTAAGAACGGAAAATTCACTTATGAAGAAATATGCAATAAGTACAGTATTTCTGAGAGAGCAGCCAGATATAACATTGATAATATAAATTATTTTCTGGAGGTACTGCATATAAGTCCCGTAAAGAAATCAGGGAAAGATCTGTATTTTGACAATACACAGGATATATCAAATATTTATACAATATTAAATGATATTGAAGTTTTTTCACAGGAAGAGCGTCTGGAAATATTGAAGTTTATATTATGCTTTGATAAAACCGGACTAAATCTTACCAAAAGCTCTGAAAAGCTGAGAGTGTCAAGAACAACAATAAAGAAAGATATGAAAATTTTAAAAAAGGAGATGATACAGGAAGGTTTTGACGTAGCCTATAAAAATAATGAAGGATACAGACTGGAAGGAGAGCCCTATAAGCTTGAGCTTTATAAAATAGGTCTTTTAAAAGAAATTCTTATTTTGGTAAACACAAAAGATAAAGAGAGCTCGTATAAAAAAACTATGTCAGAATTATGCGACAGCCTTTTTAACATAAAAGGCAAAGAAAGCATAAAAGAATTTATACTGAATATTCATAAGAATCTGAGTCTGAATATCAGTGATGAAATATTTTATGTTATATACGCATATCTGATAATACTGATAGATAATCATAAAAATATACAGTCACTGTATACAAGGAGCAGTAATAAGAGTTTTCTTCTGGGAACAAAAGAATTTCTGGTAATAGAAAAGGAAATAAAAAAAATAAAGGAACTGAAAAATGCCGAAATTCCCAAAGAAAGAATTCTGGAGCTTGCGGATTTTATCTTAGGAATTACTACAAATGAGTATAGCAGCAATAATTTGGAAAACTGGATTCATGAAGAGGTTTTTATCAAAAAAATGGTAAATGAATTTAATAAATATATAGAGCTGGATATTACAAGTGATGAAATATTAATAGACTGTCTTATATATCATATGAAACCGGTAATATACAGAATAAGGAACAATATAAGAGTAACAAATCCTGTTTTTAAGGAATTGATAATAAGCAAGGATCCTATTCTGGAAATAGTAAGAATAATTACCAGAGACATTGAAAAAATGTTTGGAATAGAATTTCCGGAAGAGGAGCTGGCTCTGCTGGCTTTTCATTTCAAGGCATCAATAGACAGGAACACACACCAGAATCTGAAAAGAATACTTCTGGTATGCGGTTTGGGTTATGGAAGCTCAAGGCTTCTCGAACAGAGTATAAAAGAAAATTATAACGTGGATATAGTAGACGTGCTCCCTTATTACCTCTTGAAAGATGCACTGAAAAACTACAAAAATATAGATCTGATTCTTACTACGCTTGATATAACCGAGAAGTATAAAATTCCCGTGGTAAAGATAAATCCGCTGTTAAAGCAGGAAGATTATCTTGAAATGGCAAAATATAACATACCAAAAAATGACAATAAAATTTTTCTGTCCAAAATTCTGAAAATAATAAAGAAAAATACAAAGATCGTCAATGAAGAAATTCTGATTAATGAGATAAAGCAAGAATTTAAAAACAGAATAATTGATGATGTAGACTATAAAACCACACATATAAAAGAATTTATAAATGAAAAAAGTGTAGTGGTGCTGGACGAAGTAGAAAGCTGGGAAGAGGCAATAAAAATATCGGGAAGTCTTCTGGTAGATAACATGTATGTGAAAACAGAATATATAGACGAGATGATAAATCTGGTAAAAAAGTATGGTTCATATATTGTTATTGATGACGGAATAGCTCTTCCGCATGCAGGAATAAGCCGTAATGTTTTGAAGCTGGGTGTGGGAGTACTTGTGGTAAAGAAACCTGTTTTATTTTCCGATAAGAAGTCTGCAAATATTTTTATATCATTTGCAAGCAATGAAAATAAATCACATCTTACTATTCTGAATGATTTATTTGATCTGATAACCAAATATGACTTAAAAGGAGAATTATTACAGGCAAAAGATAAACATGAAGTAATAGATTATTTTATAAAAACAAAAGTTTAG
- a CDS encoding lysozyme inhibitor LprI family protein: MKKFILFLVFTLAVSSFANYESDLLGRMKPVEQKSGSMLDSAQTTAEMINAVSYASNEWDAELNKIYKLLMSSLSKDGQNSLRNAQRSWIKERDKKIAGENSGGTIDLVNKNSIFLEETKKRTIELARIYDKLKSKT; the protein is encoded by the coding sequence ATGAAAAAGTTTATTTTATTTTTAGTATTTACGCTTGCAGTATCTTCATTTGCAAACTATGAAAGCGATCTGCTCGGCAGAATGAAGCCGGTAGAACAAAAATCTGGTTCAATGCTTGATTCAGCACAGACAACAGCAGAAATGATTAATGCCGTTTCGTATGCTTCAAATGAATGGGATGCTGAATTAAACAAGATATATAAGCTTCTTATGTCCAGTCTTTCAAAGGACGGTCAAAATTCACTCAGAAACGCACAACGCAGCTGGATCAAGGAAAGAGATAAAAAGATAGCTGGGGAAAACAGCGGCGGCACTATAGATTTAGTCAACAAAAACAGCATCTTTTTGGAAGAAACCAAAAAACGTACTATAGAGCTTGCTAGAATTTATGATAAGCTCAAATCCAAAACATAA